One stretch of Candidatus Hydrogenedentota bacterium DNA includes these proteins:
- the menD gene encoding 2-succinyl-5-enolpyruvyl-6-hydroxy-3-cyclohexene-1-carboxylic-acid synthase: MIANAPNINALWAGLLVEELLRNGVEAFVISPGSRSTPLTAALGIEPRAKKFVHFDERGAAYFALGHARATRCPVALICTSGTAVANYYPAVVEASMSQVPLIVITADRPPELLDTGANQTIDQTRFFGVYARWYAALPCPEATVAPEVVLTTVDQAVYRATHGQAGPVHINCAFREPLAPVKSAEVFGAYLKSVEPWLSGNAPFTTYMNGEPAMHADTQRDALKLLQQAERGLLLVGQLASPKETGSVLKLAKALRWPVFADIASGLRMDDTSNVVVHWLDLALASKRANETLRPDVVLQIGGAVTSKRLAQFLAAHPPVAHVRVAEHPLRHDPAHNTTVRVQANVETFCNWLSAAQNKHADSPWLLGMRAIGEEVGKAVTARLMIREDITEPGIAWTLSKRAPAKSVLFAGNSMPIRDMDMFSAPRHDDIFVVANRGASGIDGNIATAAGLAHGLDKTVTAVIGDLAALHDLNSLTLLKDTPEPVVLVIVNNNGGGIFHFLPIADHEAVFEPYFGTPHGFAFQHVATMMGLGYSRPKSLKDFAAAYEHALELGNSSIIEVSTDRRENRAVHEALLDAARAALDGK, translated from the coding sequence ATGATTGCGAACGCGCCAAACATCAACGCGCTGTGGGCAGGATTGCTCGTAGAGGAGCTGTTGCGGAACGGCGTGGAAGCTTTCGTCATCTCGCCGGGCTCGCGCAGCACGCCGCTCACGGCGGCGCTCGGCATCGAACCTCGCGCAAAGAAGTTCGTGCATTTCGACGAACGCGGCGCGGCGTATTTTGCGCTGGGCCATGCGAGGGCGACACGGTGTCCGGTCGCGCTGATCTGCACGTCGGGAACCGCCGTCGCGAATTACTATCCAGCCGTGGTCGAGGCATCCATGTCGCAGGTGCCGCTCATCGTGATCACGGCGGATCGCCCACCGGAACTCCTGGACACAGGCGCCAACCAGACCATTGACCAGACGCGTTTTTTCGGGGTCTACGCGCGTTGGTACGCGGCGCTGCCCTGTCCCGAGGCGACGGTAGCGCCCGAGGTTGTGCTGACCACGGTCGATCAAGCCGTGTATCGCGCAACTCATGGACAGGCCGGCCCGGTACACATCAATTGCGCGTTTCGCGAACCGTTGGCGCCGGTCAAGTCGGCTGAGGTATTCGGCGCGTATTTGAAGAGCGTAGAACCGTGGCTGTCCGGCAACGCGCCGTTCACGACGTACATGAACGGCGAACCCGCCATGCACGCCGATACGCAGCGTGACGCGCTGAAGCTCCTTCAACAAGCCGAGCGAGGCCTGTTGCTTGTCGGACAATTGGCCTCGCCCAAAGAAACCGGCTCCGTGCTCAAATTGGCCAAGGCTTTGCGTTGGCCGGTCTTTGCAGACATTGCGTCAGGGTTGCGGATGGACGACACGTCCAACGTTGTTGTGCATTGGCTCGATCTGGCGCTCGCATCGAAACGCGCGAACGAGACCCTGCGACCGGACGTCGTGCTGCAGATTGGCGGCGCGGTGACCTCCAAACGTCTCGCCCAGTTCTTGGCGGCGCATCCGCCCGTGGCGCACGTGCGGGTCGCGGAGCATCCGCTTCGGCACGACCCGGCGCACAACACAACCGTGCGTGTGCAGGCCAACGTGGAAACTTTCTGCAATTGGCTAAGTGCCGCGCAGAACAAACACGCGGACAGCCCGTGGTTGCTCGGCATGCGGGCTATCGGCGAAGAAGTCGGAAAAGCCGTAACGGCGCGGCTGATGATTCGCGAAGACATCACCGAGCCGGGGATCGCGTGGACATTGTCCAAGCGCGCTCCGGCAAAGTCGGTGCTCTTCGCTGGCAACAGCATGCCGATTCGCGATATGGACATGTTCTCCGCTCCCCGCCACGACGACATTTTTGTCGTGGCGAATCGCGGCGCCAGCGGCATCGACGGCAACATCGCGACGGCGGCAGGATTGGCGCACGGTCTCGACAAGACGGTGACCGCGGTAATCGGCGATCTGGCGGCGCTGCACGATCTCAATTCGCTCACCCTGTTGAAGGACACTCCCGAGCCGGTGGTTCTGGTGATCGTCAACAACAACGGCGGCGGAATCTTTCACTTTCTTCCGATTGCCGATCACGAAGCGGTGTTCGAACCCTACTTTGGCACCCCGCACGGCTTCGCCTTCCAACACGTGGCCACCATGATGGGACTCGGCTATTCGAGGCCAAAATCTCTGAAAGACTTTGCGGCAGCGTATGAGCATGCCCTTGAGTTGGGCAATTCATCGATTATCGAAGTAAGCACGGACCGGCGCGAGAACCGTGCCGTTCACGAGGCACTCCTGGATGCGGCCCGAGCCGCACTCGACGGGAAATGA
- a CDS encoding isochorismate synthase: MTLLFPDTVEHGEAKQALAAMIQQAFESAHARGVEKRRVLRAEVPVEDVVPLQWLEAQGNRSRGYWCDRDREYELAGAGTADILSADAECDYDELIDRLRNAIAAVHPNLRYFGGMRFSQRSPIAGKWQPFGAYRFVLPRFEVLNRGAQSYLACNAIVEPNGGDELGKVLEALEAMPFPGDASSAPIPVPTRRIDTTDRARWSSEIDRALQAFSVNRLKKVVLAREVVFEFEEVPDPVALLRKLAQDAQHCAHFCFQPKYGAAFIGASPERLYKRQSRYVLSEAVAATRPRGATDAEDAALEAELLASDKDIREHRFVRDSVCADLGARCKTVHVDKDLSVLKLPNVQHLCTRIEGILEQDNTDADLLRTLHPTPAVGGLPKEGAVRWIAEAEPFDRGWFAGPVGWISGDGAEFAVGIRSGLVSDKTLSVYAGAGIVPGSVAEEEWTEIENKLSPFLGILTKP, translated from the coding sequence ATGACGTTGCTCTTTCCAGATACGGTGGAACACGGCGAGGCCAAGCAGGCCCTTGCCGCGATGATCCAACAGGCGTTCGAATCGGCGCACGCGCGTGGCGTTGAGAAACGGCGCGTCCTGCGCGCCGAGGTGCCCGTTGAGGACGTGGTGCCGTTGCAGTGGCTCGAAGCGCAAGGCAATCGTTCGCGCGGTTACTGGTGCGATCGGGACCGCGAATACGAACTCGCCGGCGCAGGCACAGCCGATATCTTGTCGGCGGACGCCGAATGCGATTACGACGAATTGATCGACCGGTTGCGCAACGCCATCGCGGCGGTGCACCCGAATCTCCGTTACTTCGGCGGGATGCGCTTCAGTCAACGCTCGCCGATAGCAGGGAAATGGCAGCCCTTCGGCGCGTACCGCTTCGTGTTGCCCCGCTTTGAAGTGTTGAATCGCGGCGCGCAGTCGTATCTGGCATGCAATGCCATCGTCGAACCGAACGGCGGCGACGAGTTGGGCAAAGTGCTTGAAGCGCTCGAAGCGATGCCATTCCCCGGCGACGCGTCCAGCGCACCGATACCGGTTCCAACGCGGCGCATCGACACGACGGACCGAGCGCGGTGGTCAAGCGAAATCGACCGCGCGTTGCAGGCGTTTTCCGTAAACCGCTTGAAGAAGGTCGTGCTGGCGCGGGAGGTGGTCTTTGAGTTTGAGGAAGTCCCCGATCCGGTTGCGCTGCTGCGTAAACTAGCGCAAGACGCGCAACACTGCGCCCACTTCTGCTTTCAGCCCAAGTACGGGGCCGCGTTTATCGGCGCATCGCCGGAACGGCTGTACAAGCGCCAAAGCCGGTACGTGCTCAGCGAGGCGGTCGCCGCGACGCGGCCGCGCGGCGCGACGGATGCGGAAGATGCCGCGCTGGAAGCAGAGCTTCTGGCTAGCGATAAGGATATCCGCGAACATCGATTTGTGCGGGATTCCGTTTGCGCGGACCTGGGCGCGCGCTGCAAGACCGTTCATGTGGACAAGGACCTCTCGGTGCTGAAGCTGCCCAACGTCCAGCATTTGTGTACACGGATCGAAGGCATCCTAGAGCAAGACAACACGGACGCGGATTTGCTGCGAACCTTGCACCCCACGCCCGCCGTCGGCGGGTTACCGAAAGAAGGCGCTGTCCGCTGGATAGCGGAAGCGGAACCGTTTGACCGAGGCTGGTTTGCGGGACCGGTCGGTTGGATCAGCGGCGACGGCGCCGAATTTGCCGTCGGCATCCGTTCGGGTTTGGTGAGCGATAAGACCTTGTCTGTCTACGCAGGCGCCGGGATTGTGCCCGGCTCGGTGGCGGAAGAAGAATGGACGGAGATTGAGAACAAACTCAGTCCATTTCTGGGGATATTGACGAAGCCATGA
- the ubiE gene encoding bifunctional demethylmenaquinone methyltransferase/2-methoxy-6-polyprenyl-1,4-benzoquinol methylase UbiE has translation MFDRIAHRYDLLNRLLSFRQDVAWRKLLVKLLPDRPSLHILDLATGTGDVLLSLCRGRKTIERAVGIDMAGKMLAIGKDKIAAEGLSGKATMVRGDATRLGVEDAMFDAVTIAFGIRNVIDVDAGLREMHRILKPGGRALVLEFSLPGNALFRALYLFYFRNVLPRVGGLISGDHAAYRYLNTTVETFPYGEAFCAMMRSAGFRDVKAHPLTMGIATVYQGDK, from the coding sequence ATGTTCGACCGCATCGCGCACCGGTACGATTTGCTCAACCGGCTGCTGTCGTTCCGGCAGGACGTGGCATGGCGCAAGTTGCTGGTAAAGCTGTTGCCGGACCGTCCCAGCCTGCACATTCTGGATTTGGCGACAGGCACGGGCGACGTGCTGCTTTCGTTGTGCAGAGGCCGAAAGACCATCGAGCGCGCGGTGGGCATCGATATGGCGGGCAAGATGCTCGCCATCGGCAAGGACAAGATCGCCGCGGAAGGTCTCAGCGGGAAGGCGACCATGGTGCGCGGAGACGCGACGCGGCTCGGTGTCGAAGACGCCATGTTCGACGCTGTGACCATCGCGTTCGGCATTCGTAACGTAATCGACGTGGACGCGGGACTTCGCGAAATGCACCGCATTCTCAAACCCGGCGGACGCGCGTTGGTGCTGGAGTTTTCGCTTCCCGGCAACGCGTTGTTTCGCGCGCTGTACTTGTTCTATTTCCGAAACGTATTGCCGCGCGTTGGCGGCCTTATCTCGGGCGATCACGCCGCGTACCGGTATCTGAACACGACGGTGGAGACGTTTCCGTATGGCGAGGCGTTCTGCGCGATGATGCGCTCCGCGGGATTTCGCGATGTTAAGGCTCACCCGCTGACCATGGGCATTGCCACGGTGTACCAGGGAGACAAGTGA
- a CDS encoding glycoside hydrolase family 31 protein, translating into MKRRILVILSSVVLLFVAVLYFVYILPFTGVPFNGSRHGAPPLTPPWALECWAWEDDINTAAAVTDLINGYEANDLPLRTILIDSPWSMRYNDFVVDEERYPNPAEFFGDLERRGYRTVLWMTGMVDKTSKDTRIQDSQDWFEEATAKGYLVGNGTPTKWWKGSGSLIDYSNPEAVKWWRGMQQQVFDWGLDGWKLDGTGTFCVARFGGLPVPYRMTSKGLISTRGYMDLYYREEYQHGLTQNPEFITLARSLDRYAHIEGFAPIDASPVNWVGDNDHQWSLKEEGLEEALTDILRSARLGYCVIGSDNAGYSGGAIPVNLFIRWTQFSTFCGLFLNGGHGVHAPWLRSKEELEIYRTFAWLHTELIPYMYTHVALCHEGGKPLMRPQKPKYHYLFGDDFLVAPIYEDSLSREVTLPAGRWRYWFKDDEVLEGPQTFVRDYALNEFPVFVRDGAIIPLNVTRPYTGLGGRDSEGFLTLLVYPDGKSAFEIRNPDKSGVTTARVDASGNSVSITVEGVKKPHILRVKRAEKPTSVVLDGKNLAEGTDWSYDTGRHFVIIRTREYGEGRYTIS; encoded by the coding sequence ATGAAACGCCGTATTCTTGTCATCCTGTCGTCGGTAGTGCTCCTCTTTGTCGCGGTCTTGTATTTTGTCTACATTCTGCCGTTTACGGGCGTGCCCTTTAACGGTTCGCGTCACGGCGCGCCGCCGCTCACACCGCCGTGGGCGCTGGAGTGCTGGGCGTGGGAAGACGACATTAACACGGCCGCAGCCGTCACCGACTTGATTAATGGTTATGAGGCCAACGACTTGCCGCTTCGCACCATTCTCATCGACAGCCCCTGGAGCATGCGGTACAACGATTTCGTCGTCGACGAGGAACGTTACCCGAATCCCGCCGAATTCTTCGGAGATCTGGAGCGCCGGGGATACCGGACCGTTCTCTGGATGACCGGCATGGTCGATAAGACCAGCAAAGACACGCGTATCCAGGATTCGCAGGACTGGTTTGAAGAGGCCACCGCCAAAGGCTATCTGGTTGGGAACGGCACACCCACCAAGTGGTGGAAAGGCAGCGGCAGCCTCATCGATTACAGCAATCCGGAGGCCGTGAAGTGGTGGCGGGGGATGCAGCAACAGGTGTTCGATTGGGGACTCGACGGCTGGAAGCTCGACGGCACTGGTACGTTTTGCGTGGCGCGATTCGGCGGACTGCCGGTTCCCTACCGGATGACGTCCAAGGGACTGATTTCGACGCGCGGCTACATGGACCTCTATTACCGCGAAGAGTATCAGCACGGACTCACCCAGAACCCGGAATTCATCACCCTCGCGCGGTCGCTCGACCGTTACGCGCACATCGAAGGCTTTGCGCCGATCGACGCGTCCCCCGTGAACTGGGTGGGCGATAACGATCATCAATGGTCGCTTAAAGAGGAAGGTCTCGAAGAAGCCCTCACGGATATTCTCCGCAGCGCCAGGCTCGGCTATTGCGTGATTGGCTCGGACAACGCCGGATACAGCGGCGGCGCGATTCCGGTGAACCTGTTCATTCGTTGGACGCAGTTCTCCACGTTTTGCGGGCTATTCCTGAACGGTGGCCACGGTGTTCATGCGCCGTGGTTGCGCAGCAAAGAAGAACTCGAAATCTACCGCACCTTTGCCTGGCTGCACACGGAGCTGATCCCCTACATGTACACCCACGTCGCCTTGTGCCACGAAGGCGGCAAACCGCTCATGCGGCCGCAGAAGCCCAAGTATCACTACCTCTTCGGCGACGACTTCCTTGTTGCGCCGATCTACGAAGATTCGCTGTCGCGCGAGGTTACGCTTCCCGCAGGGCGATGGCGCTATTGGTTCAAGGACGATGAAGTACTCGAAGGCCCGCAGACTTTTGTTCGCGACTATGCGCTCAACGAGTTTCCGGTCTTCGTCCGCGACGGGGCAATCATCCCGCTCAATGTTACGCGACCCTATACCGGCCTCGGCGGCCGCGACTCGGAAGGGTTCTTGACGTTGCTCGTCTATCCCGACGGGAAGAGCGCCTTCGAGATTCGCAACCCGGACAAGAGCGGCGTCACCACGGCGCGCGTCGATGCATCGGGCAATTCCGTGTCCATCACCGTCGAAGGCGTCAAGAAGCCGCACATCCTTCGCGTGAAACGCGCGGAAAAGCCGACGTCCGTGGTTCTAGACGGTAAGAATCTCGCCGAAGGAACCGATTGGAGCTACGACACGGGGAGACACTTCGTCATTATCCGCACGCGCGAGTACGGCGAGGGGCGATACACGATTTCGTGA
- a CDS encoding PIG-L family deacetylase has translation MRDRLLRCVLYVLAWVAVFFAPAHVRAEETELGEVAFRQALLDLGTDLRLMCVAAHPDDEDGGTLAMYRRKFGYATIAVIATRGEGGQNEIGPELYNALGVIRTKEMIGASAVTGAELHFLNLPEFGFSKSPEEAFDVWGHDETVKRLVRMIRMTQPDVIITNHGTQKDHGHHQAIGAALQEAFDAAGDASRFPELRDEGLEPWRPAELYLRMWAPDSSTVSVDFNELEPWRGQTYAEIAAQALGVHKSQGMGFFIDRYLQGDVKASYKPVKETPQPAPASYQLAAPGGVLFEQRVADRLHTGEGQRTEGFAPGKWRGIDASETRASLKPRLLQEVAAANGVQQRSATYERYARKLNRAASIAMDVRLSATPADRMLVRGQQVSIAATLADFGEADVDTVSFRLEPVNGSPFAETKPQVAARTDSERMTAALTLTVPESAAITVPNADHLFDAHFMEPQFEVVAKAKVKDSETEVELRLPLKVDIAPKVEVAFLNAPVLVRRGVDKETTFDVLLTNRTATPCEGALVLSVAAGLSVEQPRIPFAIGGEDQQRIVSVAAKVGDDLQPRDYLINAVVEGDETPHMTAARLVDIAVPENINVGVIQSYDDTFVKTLERLHVPHAALGIGDLTPARLDRFSTIIVDIRAYLVRKDLVANNKALLDYVERGGNLIVMYQKTEEWRPEFAPYPIQLSRNRVTREDAPITLLTPEHPLFTTPNAITDEDWGGWIQERGLYFPDKWDANYTPLIACSDPGEQIPPGSLLFTRFGKGTYTYTALVWYRQLRELHPGALRIFANMLAQDQE, from the coding sequence ATGCGAGATAGATTGCTTCGATGTGTGTTGTATGTGCTGGCGTGGGTGGCGGTCTTCTTCGCGCCCGCGCACGTGCGGGCCGAGGAAACCGAGTTGGGCGAAGTCGCGTTTCGTCAGGCATTGCTCGATCTCGGCACCGATCTCCGGCTTATGTGTGTCGCGGCGCATCCCGACGACGAGGACGGCGGCACCTTGGCGATGTATCGCCGGAAGTTTGGGTACGCGACGATTGCCGTCATCGCGACACGCGGCGAGGGCGGCCAAAACGAGATTGGCCCGGAGTTGTACAACGCGCTCGGAGTCATCCGCACGAAAGAGATGATTGGCGCCTCCGCCGTGACGGGCGCGGAACTTCACTTCCTCAACCTGCCCGAGTTCGGCTTCTCGAAATCGCCGGAGGAAGCGTTCGACGTGTGGGGTCATGACGAGACTGTGAAACGGCTCGTGCGCATGATTCGCATGACCCAGCCGGATGTCATCATTACGAATCACGGGACGCAAAAGGATCACGGTCACCACCAGGCGATCGGCGCGGCACTGCAGGAAGCGTTCGATGCCGCGGGCGATGCAAGCCGATTTCCCGAGTTGCGCGACGAGGGACTTGAGCCGTGGCGTCCGGCCGAGCTGTATTTGAGAATGTGGGCGCCGGATTCCAGCACGGTGTCCGTGGACTTCAATGAACTGGAGCCGTGGCGAGGCCAAACGTATGCGGAAATTGCTGCGCAGGCCCTGGGAGTGCACAAGTCGCAAGGAATGGGCTTCTTCATCGACCGCTATCTACAAGGCGACGTGAAAGCTTCGTACAAGCCCGTGAAGGAGACGCCGCAACCGGCTCCGGCTTCGTATCAGCTTGCCGCTCCCGGAGGCGTTTTGTTCGAACAACGAGTAGCCGATCGGCTGCACACAGGTGAGGGTCAACGCACGGAGGGGTTCGCGCCGGGCAAGTGGCGCGGGATTGACGCTAGCGAAACGCGCGCCTCGTTGAAACCGCGATTGTTGCAGGAGGTAGCGGCGGCGAACGGCGTGCAACAGCGTTCTGCGACCTATGAGCGATATGCGCGGAAGCTCAATCGCGCCGCTTCCATCGCCATGGATGTACGCCTCTCGGCAACACCGGCCGATCGTATGCTTGTGCGCGGCCAACAGGTTTCGATTGCGGCGACGTTGGCGGACTTCGGAGAGGCGGATGTCGACACTGTTTCGTTTCGATTGGAGCCCGTGAATGGCTCGCCGTTTGCCGAGACTAAGCCCCAGGTGGCTGCTCGCACAGACTCCGAGCGCATGACCGCGGCCCTTACGTTGACTGTACCCGAATCGGCGGCGATCACCGTGCCGAATGCGGACCATTTGTTCGATGCGCATTTTATGGAGCCCCAGTTTGAAGTTGTCGCAAAGGCCAAGGTGAAAGACTCCGAGACTGAGGTCGAATTGCGCCTGCCGTTGAAGGTGGATATCGCGCCCAAGGTAGAGGTCGCGTTTCTCAACGCGCCGGTACTTGTACGGCGTGGTGTGGACAAAGAGACAACGTTCGATGTGCTCCTGACGAATCGCACCGCGACTCCATGTGAGGGAGCCCTGGTCTTGTCCGTTGCGGCGGGTTTGTCGGTTGAGCAGCCGCGAATACCATTCGCGATTGGCGGCGAAGATCAGCAGCGCATCGTTTCGGTGGCCGCCAAGGTGGGCGACGATCTACAACCGCGCGACTACCTTATCAACGCGGTCGTGGAAGGCGACGAAACGCCACACATGACCGCGGCGCGGCTTGTGGATATTGCGGTGCCTGAGAACATCAACGTCGGCGTTATACAGAGTTACGATGATACGTTCGTAAAGACGCTGGAGCGTTTGCATGTTCCGCATGCGGCGCTCGGCATTGGGGATCTCACCCCTGCGCGTCTGGACCGTTTCAGCACAATAATCGTCGACATCCGCGCGTACCTCGTTCGCAAGGACCTCGTCGCAAACAACAAGGCCCTGCTTGATTATGTTGAGCGCGGCGGCAACCTCATCGTGATGTACCAGAAGACCGAGGAATGGCGGCCCGAGTTTGCGCCGTATCCCATTCAACTGTCGCGAAACCGCGTGACACGCGAAGATGCTCCCATTACGTTACTCACGCCAGAGCATCCGTTGTTCACAACGCCTAACGCGATCACGGACGAAGACTGGGGCGGCTGGATTCAGGAACGCGGACTCTACTTCCCAGACAAGTGGGATGCGAACTACACGCCGCTCATCGCGTGCAGCGATCCCGGCGAACAAATCCCGCCTGGCAGTCTCTTGTTCACCCGGTTCGGCAAAGGAACCTATACCTACACGGCGCTGGTTTGGTATCGCCAACTACGAGAGTTACACCCCGGCGCACTGCGCATTTTCGCGAATATGCTGGCGCAAGACCAAGAGTAA
- a CDS encoding GxxExxY protein, which translates to MTENEIGTICITTAIQVHRDLGPGLLESVYEVVLAYELEQRGLKVERQVPITIAYKGMVFDEAFRADLVVAGKVIIELKSVERLSGAHKKQIQTYLRLSGMKLGYLFNFGEALMKDGIVRVVNELEE; encoded by the coding sequence ATGACGGAGAATGAAATCGGAACGATTTGCATTACGACGGCGATTCAAGTTCATCGTGATCTGGGGCCAGGGCTGCTGGAGTCGGTGTATGAGGTCGTTTTGGCTTATGAATTGGAGCAGCGGGGATTGAAGGTGGAACGGCAAGTTCCGATCACCATCGCATACAAGGGAATGGTCTTTGACGAAGCGTTTCGCGCGGACTTGGTGGTAGCGGGGAAAGTAATCATTGAGTTGAAGTCCGTCGAACGCTTGAGTGGAGCACACAAGAAGCAGATTCAGACCTATTTACGCCTCAGCGGAATGAAGCTTGGATATCTCTTCAATTTCGGTGAGGCACTGATGAAGGATGGAATTGTGCGGGTGGTGAATGAACTGGAAGAGTAA